The following are encoded in a window of Nibricoccus aquaticus genomic DNA:
- a CDS encoding response regulator, giving the protein MNAAGPAPSPRVSERAIILEADLLKRFWSQADRAFAILLLIQWIAGIGLALWFTPLTWIGRQSQPHVHLWAAIVLGGIIALPAAALAYWRSGHASTRYVIAVAQMLASSLLIHLTGGRIETHFHVFGSLAFLTFYRDWRVIVIASAVVTIDHLARDLFWPISIFGSELVSPWRWLEHAGWVIFEDIFLIYSASRSRKLISEYAVKRAEAEITTERIEETVRERTKDLAETNTRLEANIEERIRVEQELKTAKNAADAASQAKSEFLANMSHEIRTPMNGVMGMTSLLLDTPLNNQQRGFTDTIRQSCDSLLVVINDILDFSKIESGKMELEEQPFDLRTCIEDTLDLFSQKAAEKKLDLAYLLHDSTPLHLVGDATRLRQILVNLIGNGIKFTAHGSVLARVSSRLIGPAATRSSAPPETWHELQIEVRDTGIGIPAERLDRLFKHFSQVDTSMSRRYGGTGLGLAIAKSLAEIMGGRIWVESEPGKGSAFFFTVRLRASEKPLAAAPDLPLLKGKNLLIIDDGEINRRILQVQALRWGMIPHEVASGPAALDWLDTGRPVDVAILDMQMPDMDGLVLATRIHALATHKNLPLILLSSAAHQHDRDDPRWLHFAARFNKPVKFVPLRDALLTALGHARTELSASLPKSTAPRGPRLADELPLRILLTEDNVVNQKVASRFLELMGYRCDIAANGRESLECLARQPYDIVLMDVQMPEMDGYAATAAIHERFTAETRPQIIALTAHASVQDRELCLSRGMDDYLTKPIVPAVLAQKLRDAAARLGRPSAAA; this is encoded by the coding sequence ATGAACGCAGCCGGCCCCGCCCCCTCCCCACGCGTCAGCGAACGCGCCATCATCCTCGAAGCCGATCTCCTCAAACGCTTCTGGAGCCAGGCCGACCGCGCCTTCGCCATCCTCCTCCTCATCCAGTGGATCGCCGGCATCGGCCTCGCCCTCTGGTTCACCCCGCTCACCTGGATCGGCCGGCAGAGCCAGCCCCACGTCCACCTCTGGGCCGCCATCGTCCTCGGCGGCATCATCGCCCTGCCCGCCGCCGCCCTTGCGTATTGGCGCTCCGGGCACGCCTCCACCCGCTACGTCATCGCCGTCGCCCAGATGCTCGCCTCCTCGCTGCTCATCCACCTCACCGGCGGCCGCATCGAAACCCATTTCCACGTCTTCGGCTCCCTCGCCTTCCTCACCTTCTACCGCGACTGGCGCGTCATCGTCATCGCCTCCGCCGTCGTCACCATCGACCACCTCGCCCGCGACCTCTTCTGGCCCATCTCCATCTTCGGCAGCGAGCTCGTCAGCCCTTGGCGCTGGCTGGAACACGCCGGCTGGGTCATCTTCGAAGACATCTTCCTCATCTACTCCGCCAGCCGCTCACGGAAACTGATCTCCGAATACGCCGTCAAACGCGCCGAAGCCGAAATCACCACCGAACGCATCGAGGAGACCGTCCGCGAGCGCACCAAGGACCTCGCCGAGACCAACACCCGCCTGGAGGCCAACATCGAGGAACGCATCCGCGTCGAACAGGAGCTCAAGACCGCCAAGAACGCCGCCGACGCCGCCTCCCAGGCCAAGTCCGAGTTCCTCGCCAACATGTCCCACGAGATCCGCACCCCCATGAACGGCGTCATGGGCATGACCAGCCTCCTCCTCGACACCCCCCTCAACAACCAGCAACGCGGCTTCACCGACACCATCCGCCAGAGCTGCGACTCCCTCCTCGTCGTCATTAACGACATCCTCGACTTCTCCAAGATCGAGTCCGGGAAAATGGAGCTCGAAGAACAGCCCTTCGACCTGCGTACCTGCATCGAGGATACTCTCGACCTCTTCAGCCAGAAAGCCGCCGAGAAGAAACTCGACCTCGCCTACCTCCTCCACGATTCCACGCCGCTACACTTGGTCGGCGACGCCACCCGCCTCCGCCAGATCCTCGTCAACCTCATCGGCAACGGCATCAAATTCACCGCCCACGGCTCCGTCCTCGCCCGCGTCTCCAGCCGCCTCATCGGCCCCGCCGCCACCCGCTCCTCCGCCCCGCCCGAGACCTGGCACGAACTCCAGATCGAAGTCCGCGACACCGGCATCGGCATCCCCGCCGAACGCCTCGACCGCCTCTTCAAACACTTCAGCCAGGTCGATACCTCCATGTCCCGCCGCTACGGCGGCACCGGCCTCGGCCTCGCCATCGCCAAATCCCTCGCCGAAATCATGGGCGGTCGCATCTGGGTCGAGAGCGAACCCGGCAAAGGCTCCGCCTTCTTCTTCACCGTCCGCCTCCGCGCTTCCGAAAAACCCCTCGCCGCGGCTCCCGACCTCCCCCTCCTCAAAGGCAAAAACCTCCTCATCATCGACGACGGCGAGATCAACCGCCGCATCCTCCAGGTCCAGGCCCTCCGCTGGGGCATGATCCCCCACGAAGTCGCCTCCGGCCCCGCCGCCCTCGACTGGCTCGACACCGGCCGCCCCGTCGACGTCGCCATCCTCGACATGCAGATGCCCGACATGGACGGCCTCGTCCTCGCCACCCGTATCCACGCCCTGGCCACACACAAAAACCTCCCCCTCATCCTCCTCAGCTCCGCCGCCCACCAGCACGACCGCGACGACCCCCGCTGGCTCCACTTCGCCGCCCGCTTCAACAAACCCGTCAAATTCGTCCCCCTGCGCGACGCCCTCCTCACCGCCCTCGGCCACGCCCGCACCGAGCTCTCCGCCTCCCTTCCGAAAAGCACCGCCCCCCGCGGCCCCCGCCTCGCCGACGAACTCCCCCTCCGCATCCTCCTCACCGAGGATAACGTCGTGAACCAAAAAGTCGCCTCCCGCTTCCTCGAACTCATGGGCTACCGCTGCGACATCGCCGCCAACGGCCGCGAATCCCTCGAATGCCTCGCCCGCCAGCCCTACGACATCGTCCTCATGGACGTCCAGATGCCCGAGATGGATGGCTACGCCGCCACCGCCGCCATCCACGAACGCTTCACCGCCGAAACCCGCCCCCAGATCATCGCCCTCACCGCACACGCCAGCGTCCAAGACCGCGAACTCTGCCTGAGCCGCGGCATGGACGACTACCTCACCAAGCCGATCGTCCCCGCCGTGCTTGCCCAAAAACTACGCGACGCCGCCGCCCGCCTCGGCCGCCCCTCCGCCGCCGCCTAG
- a CDS encoding glycosyltransferase family 4 protein, translating to MPTTPPTRRPRILQVVSHLALGGAERVALNITDALRHDFDFHLYAVRGIEPGELGSSLAAEVHTLGIPLHLGARVPMRFGGVITSGIGLTRVVKRVCPDLIHLHTEIPEAAYAAMVTASPALRAIPVVRTIHNTVFWKFWRALGRWCDRRLPHAFIAGVSPGCVTAFQHLREESRAPAPPAAITIFNGVPSPSFPQPLPSSDDTQPVKLVFGGRLEEQKGTDLLPAILAQVRPPPRGAQLVIFGTGSHETLLRKLAQNSPAGWSLELRAPTRDFAQQLSRYDLVLMPSRYEGLGLVAVEAALAGVPVVATDAEGLRDVFPADHPWLAKPGDSTSFAEKLQHALDQPSHWREVALRSQIFAQSHFSIGAMSRAYHQLYHQALRLPSENPTAGQSPRTP from the coding sequence ATGCCCACCACCCCGCCCACCCGACGCCCCCGCATCCTGCAGGTCGTCTCCCACCTCGCCCTGGGCGGCGCCGAACGCGTGGCACTCAACATCACCGACGCGCTCCGCCACGACTTCGACTTTCACCTCTACGCCGTCCGCGGCATCGAACCCGGTGAACTCGGCTCCTCTCTCGCCGCTGAAGTCCACACGCTCGGCATCCCTCTCCACCTCGGTGCCCGCGTCCCCATGCGCTTCGGCGGCGTTATCACGAGCGGCATCGGCCTCACCCGCGTGGTGAAACGCGTCTGCCCCGACCTCATCCACCTTCACACCGAAATCCCCGAAGCCGCCTACGCCGCGATGGTCACCGCCTCGCCTGCACTCCGCGCGATCCCCGTCGTCCGCACCATCCACAACACCGTCTTCTGGAAGTTCTGGCGCGCGCTCGGTCGCTGGTGCGACCGCCGCCTTCCCCACGCCTTCATTGCCGGCGTCTCCCCCGGCTGCGTCACCGCCTTCCAACACCTGCGCGAAGAATCCCGCGCCCCCGCTCCGCCCGCCGCCATCACGATCTTCAACGGCGTACCTTCCCCCTCTTTCCCACAACCTCTCCCCTCCTCCGACGATACCCAGCCCGTGAAACTCGTCTTCGGCGGCCGCCTCGAAGAACAAAAAGGCACCGACCTCCTCCCCGCCATCCTCGCCCAGGTCCGACCACCGCCGCGCGGTGCCCAACTCGTCATCTTCGGCACCGGCTCGCACGAAACGCTCCTGCGCAAACTCGCCCAAAATTCTCCCGCCGGCTGGTCACTCGAACTCCGCGCCCCCACCCGCGACTTCGCTCAACAACTCTCCCGCTACGACCTAGTCCTCATGCCCTCGCGCTACGAAGGCCTCGGCCTCGTCGCCGTTGAAGCTGCGCTCGCCGGAGTGCCCGTCGTCGCCACCGACGCCGAGGGCCTCCGCGACGTTTTCCCCGCAGATCATCCGTGGCTCGCGAAGCCCGGCGACTCCACTAGCTTCGCCGAAAAACTCCAGCACGCGCTCGACCAGCCATCGCACTGGCGCGAAGTCGCCCTACGCTCTCAAATCTTCGCGCAGTCCCACTTCAGCATTGGCGCCATGTCCCGCGCTTATCACCAGCTCTACCATCAGGCGCTGCGCCTCCCTTCGGAAAACCCCACTGCGGGGCAGTCCCCGCGCACACCATGA
- a CDS encoding lipopolysaccharide biosynthesis protein: protein MSSLLARTRDRLLPIVLSQAIGLLCGLIGVRLVSHWIPPATLGSYGVFLTFTTLGLWVVHAGLIKFITRHWASSTDQAALLRTCVHSWTKKLLWLAPAALAAACIIERENPLNTSALSVTLFLSSALIALGVIAQSALQAARRYWTDLTVSATGSLTRTFLPPLLFLAFDNALGLYLGFCLHALLFALTALWMVRGSIHPATASSTAPAITPIYDGAFFAILSLTGWMLMGINRWIVAGFFGETTAGFFTLAGNLAQIAPAMLGAVFMQYFQPGLFASPHTTVSERRALARRVDLTALAYTVLALAGVAAVHVLTPWLIGPLIDERYRPALGYIAGAGCFGAAVIIGQFFHTLLLAAHRERACGPVDLIAAAILILGGLASALLGGEPWFLRWLMLTPLLPWLLNRPLAHRHLFRASPEIADHQRS from the coding sequence ATGAGTTCGCTGCTCGCCCGCACGCGCGACCGACTTCTCCCCATCGTCCTGAGCCAGGCGATCGGCCTCCTCTGCGGACTCATCGGCGTGCGCCTCGTCTCGCACTGGATTCCTCCCGCCACGCTCGGCAGCTACGGCGTGTTCCTGACCTTCACCACCCTCGGTCTCTGGGTCGTCCACGCCGGTCTCATCAAATTCATCACCCGACACTGGGCCTCCTCCACCGATCAAGCCGCACTCCTCCGCACCTGCGTCCACTCTTGGACGAAAAAACTCCTCTGGCTCGCCCCCGCAGCCCTCGCCGCCGCTTGTATCATCGAACGGGAAAACCCCCTCAACACCTCCGCACTCTCCGTCACACTCTTCCTTTCATCCGCCTTGATCGCGCTGGGCGTCATCGCTCAAAGCGCGCTGCAAGCAGCCCGCCGTTACTGGACCGATCTCACCGTCTCCGCCACCGGCTCGCTCACCCGCACCTTCCTTCCACCGCTCCTCTTCCTCGCGTTCGACAACGCCCTCGGCCTCTACCTCGGCTTCTGCCTTCACGCGCTCCTCTTCGCCCTTACCGCGCTGTGGATGGTGCGAGGCTCCATCCACCCAGCGACCGCCTCATCGACCGCCCCGGCCATCACCCCGATCTACGACGGTGCCTTCTTCGCCATCCTCTCGCTCACCGGCTGGATGCTCATGGGCATCAACCGCTGGATCGTCGCCGGCTTCTTCGGAGAAACCACCGCCGGCTTCTTCACCCTCGCCGGAAACCTCGCCCAAATCGCCCCCGCCATGCTCGGCGCGGTCTTCATGCAATACTTCCAGCCCGGCCTCTTCGCCTCGCCGCACACCACCGTATCCGAACGGCGGGCACTCGCCCGCCGTGTGGATCTGACCGCGCTCGCCTACACTGTGCTCGCGCTCGCCGGTGTGGCCGCGGTCCACGTTCTCACGCCCTGGCTCATCGGCCCGCTGATCGACGAACGTTACCGCCCCGCGCTCGGCTATATCGCGGGCGCCGGCTGTTTCGGCGCCGCCGTGATCATCGGACAATTCTTCCACACGCTTCTTCTCGCCGCCCACCGCGAACGCGCCTGCGGCCCCGTCGACCTCATCGCCGCCGCCATCCTGATCCTCGGCGGCCTCGCCAGCGCCCTCCTCGGCGGCGAACCCTGGTTCCTCCGCTGGCTCATGCTCACCCCGCTCCTCCCCTGGCTCCTCAACCGCCCGCTGGCACACCGGCATCTGTTCAGAGCCAGCCCAGAGATCGCGGATCATCAAAGATCTTAA
- a CDS encoding CopD family copper resistance protein, with protein MASYYGLFLTIHILCAITFIGAVFFEVLVIEPIEKRLPPGLACTLAGEIPKQVRTFMPYVVALLFLTGGAMFWVHFSNRPDFVSSRFGILMMIKMTLAFAVLGVFLASLSAAKRGKMDLCRFRYTHRIVAGLMLAIVLFAKGMYYL; from the coding sequence ATGGCCTCTTATTACGGACTGTTCCTCACGATTCATATCCTGTGCGCGATCACGTTTATCGGCGCGGTATTTTTCGAAGTGCTGGTGATCGAGCCGATCGAGAAGCGGTTGCCGCCAGGACTGGCGTGTACGCTGGCGGGGGAGATTCCGAAGCAGGTGCGGACGTTCATGCCGTACGTGGTGGCGCTGTTGTTTCTCACCGGTGGCGCGATGTTCTGGGTACACTTTTCAAACCGGCCGGATTTCGTGAGCAGCCGGTTTGGGATTTTGATGATGATCAAAATGACCCTGGCGTTCGCGGTGCTCGGGGTGTTCCTGGCGTCGCTGAGCGCGGCGAAGCGCGGGAAGATGGATCTGTGCCGGTTTCGTTACACGCACCGGATCGTGGCGGGGCTGATGCTGGCGATCGTGCTGTTCGCGAAAGGCATGTATTACCTGTGA
- a CDS encoding DUF4105 domain-containing protein, with protein MSSPSIPPVSSASPDQPASVNLTAPRARRFVIRLLSLLAWLVALSAVLWAFLALVISFPISVLRWPVALGLAAIALIAAIRLARRPFGPAFALLTCAAPVFFWWLTLTPHNDRRWQPDMEKTPWAEIAGDLVTIHNFRHADRRSATDFTPRWESRIFHLSALQHLDFYMVYWGSPHICHTMMTFDFGPEGRVCASIEARREHDESYSPLAGAFRQYELLYVLGDERDIVRLRAPLNAATDQVYLFRIAATPEVTRALFLDYLASANRLRTQPAWYHSFTTNCSTLIREHVNNAHAFEPWDWRLLANGHLDQRLYAQGYLDQSLPLPELKARSLINPSALAAGDSPDFSTRIRAGRPGF; from the coding sequence ATGAGCTCTCCATCCATTCCCCCAGTCTCATCCGCTTCTCCCGACCAGCCGGCATCCGTCAATTTGACCGCTCCTCGCGCGCGCCGCTTCGTCATCCGCCTGCTGTCCCTCCTCGCCTGGCTCGTCGCGCTCTCCGCCGTGCTCTGGGCCTTCCTCGCGCTCGTAATCTCGTTCCCCATCTCCGTCCTCCGCTGGCCCGTCGCCCTCGGCCTCGCCGCCATCGCGCTCATCGCCGCCATCCGCCTGGCCCGCCGCCCCTTCGGCCCCGCCTTCGCCCTCCTCACCTGCGCCGCCCCCGTCTTCTTCTGGTGGCTCACCCTCACCCCGCACAACGACCGCCGCTGGCAGCCCGACATGGAGAAAACCCCGTGGGCCGAAATCGCCGGCGACCTCGTCACCATCCACAACTTCCGCCACGCCGACCGCCGCTCCGCCACCGATTTCACCCCGCGCTGGGAATCCCGCATCTTCCACCTCTCCGCGCTCCAGCACCTCGACTTCTACATGGTGTATTGGGGTTCCCCCCACATCTGCCACACGATGATGACCTTCGACTTCGGCCCCGAAGGCCGCGTCTGCGCCTCCATCGAGGCCCGCCGCGAACACGACGAATCCTACTCCCCGCTCGCCGGCGCCTTCCGCCAGTACGAACTCCTCTACGTCCTCGGCGACGAGCGCGACATCGTCCGCCTGCGCGCTCCGCTCAACGCCGCCACCGATCAGGTTTATCTCTTCCGCATCGCCGCCACGCCCGAAGTCACCCGCGCCCTCTTCCTCGATTACCTCGCCTCCGCCAACCGCCTCCGCACCCAGCCCGCCTGGTACCACTCATTCACGACCAACTGCTCCACCCTCATCCGTGAGCACGTCAACAACGCCCACGCCTTCGAACCCTGGGACTGGCGCCTCCTCGCCAACGGCCACCTCGACCAACGCCTCTACGCCCAAGGCTACCTCGACCAATCCCTCCCGCTCCCCGAGTTAAAAGCCCGCAGCCTCATCAACCCCTCCGCCCTCGCCGCCGGCGACTCCCCCGATTTCTCCACCCGCATCCGCGCCGGCCGCCCTGGATTCTAG
- a CDS encoding plastocyanin/azurin family copper-binding protein yields the protein MKTLSSLTTLAAVLAALFLAGCGKKDPSGAAAPSAPAVAARAVPTEGRTVEVVGNDSMKFNVTEIRVKAGEAIALTLKNAGTMPKFSMGHNLVLIENGVKLSDFTSDASQAVKADYVPAKYAAKIIAHTKLLGPGESDTVLFYAPKQVGRYDFLCTFPGHFQVGMKGVLIVD from the coding sequence ATGAAAACTCTATCCTCACTCACCACTCTGGCGGCCGTGCTGGCGGCCTTGTTTCTCGCCGGTTGCGGCAAAAAAGATCCGAGCGGAGCGGCAGCTCCCTCCGCACCCGCAGTCGCGGCGCGCGCGGTGCCGACGGAAGGTCGCACGGTCGAAGTCGTTGGCAACGACTCGATGAAATTCAACGTCACCGAGATCCGCGTGAAGGCGGGCGAGGCGATCGCGCTGACGCTGAAAAACGCGGGGACGATGCCGAAGTTTTCGATGGGTCATAATCTGGTGCTGATCGAGAACGGGGTGAAGTTATCGGACTTCACGAGCGACGCTTCGCAGGCGGTGAAGGCGGATTATGTGCCTGCGAAGTACGCAGCCAAGATCATCGCGCACACCAAGCTGCTCGGGCCAGGCGAGAGCGACACGGTCCTTTTCTACGCGCCGAAACAGGTCGGGCGCTACGACTTCCTTTGCACGTTCCCCGGTCACTTCCAGGTCGGGATGAAGGGCGTGCTGATCGTCGATTAA
- a CDS encoding SCO family protein, with protein MNLRSFALALLLLGSTHLSLISAETEKTFTVTGLIKARLDDGALVIQHEEIPGYMAAMTMRFTPADPREAATLQPGDRVRFRYRVSDDTDVADRFVVTGKEAVKTNSTPGNRTRRLKSGDTVPTFSLLDENGNAFTHAALNDRFTVITFIFTRCPVPEYCPAMALKFGALQKAIAADPALAPRVRLLSITLDPEFDRPDILAAYGKAVGANPVHWNFATGEKSQIDSLARAFAVYAERNGVTLDHTLCTALIGPDGLVLELWRGNAWSLDETLAALRKAAQP; from the coding sequence ATGAACCTCCGCTCATTCGCGCTCGCCCTTCTTCTCCTCGGCTCCACGCACCTTTCTCTGATCTCCGCCGAGACCGAAAAAACGTTCACCGTCACCGGCCTCATCAAAGCCCGCCTCGACGACGGCGCTCTCGTCATCCAGCACGAGGAAATCCCCGGCTACATGGCCGCCATGACCATGCGCTTCACCCCCGCCGATCCGCGCGAAGCCGCCACCCTGCAACCCGGTGACCGCGTCCGCTTCCGTTACCGCGTGTCCGACGACACCGACGTCGCCGACCGCTTCGTCGTCACCGGCAAAGAGGCCGTCAAAACCAACTCCACCCCCGGCAACCGCACCCGCCGTCTCAAGTCCGGCGACACCGTGCCCACCTTTTCACTACTCGACGAAAACGGAAACGCCTTCACCCACGCCGCGCTCAACGACCGCTTCACCGTCATCACCTTCATCTTCACCCGCTGCCCCGTCCCCGAATACTGCCCCGCCATGGCCCTCAAATTCGGCGCTCTCCAAAAAGCCATCGCCGCCGATCCCGCGCTCGCCCCGCGCGTCCGCCTGCTGAGCATCACGCTCGATCCCGAATTCGACCGCCCCGACATCCTCGCCGCCTACGGAAAAGCCGTCGGCGCAAACCCCGTCCACTGGAACTTCGCCACCGGCGAAAAATCCCAGATCGACTCCCTCGCCCGCGCCTTCGCTGTGTATGCCGAGCGCAATGGCGTCACCCTCGACCACACCCTCTGCACCGCTCTCATCGGTCCCGACGGCCTCGTGCTCGAACTCTGGCGCGGCAACGCCTGGAGCCTCGACGAAACCCTCGCCGCCCTCCGCAAAGCCGCGCAACCTTGA
- a CDS encoding TonB-dependent copper receptor: MNTPRRSAPLRRIALVSLSVLALAAAPAHAQSSDTSPEFVVALAPIVVTARPSERPLAVEVDPRAPAQPIPAQDGAEALCRVAGFNIIRKGGTSGDPVFRGMAGSRLGIMLDGENILGGCGNRMDPPTAYVFPSAYDNITVLKGPQSVLHGAGHSAGVVLFERTPRRFTEPSVQFSSALTVGSFDRNDQFAEIRAGRPLGYVEIAATRTAANDYEDGEGRLVHSAYERWSTRAALGWTPSDNTLVELTGTLGDGEAAYADRMMDGAKFARQNLGLRFRQSELPGLISSVEANVFFNAVDHVMDNYSQRAFTPTMMMPTPSASNPDRLTLGARTSAKLTFSENLRATLGLDHQSNRHRARNTSNETLDPFESKPWIKDAAFSVSGLFAESIYELTPSDRIIGGARLDRWHAEDFRSTVSTGMMSTALNPTAGRERTDTLPSAFLRFERDLCCAGSFFVGLGHSQRFPDYWELFGKESASTVSSFDTLPERTTQLDAGFTRRVSTTFTVTLSVFANRIDDFILIDSGIRKPAGMTGTRAATIARNIDARSFGGEASATWAFAKNWTLDAALSAVSADNTTDDRPLAQQPPHESRLGLAYATSRWSVGTLARFVARQSRYALNQGNIVGQDLGPSDSFEVFSLNAAYKPTARLQFSVGVDNLFDTAYAEHLSRGGNMVAGFPAPTTRVQEPGRAAWLKLDFKY, from the coding sequence ATGAACACTCCCCGGCGCTCCGCTCCTCTCCGTCGCATCGCCCTCGTCTCGCTCAGCGTGCTCGCGCTCGCCGCCGCCCCGGCCCATGCCCAAAGTTCGGATACGTCCCCGGAGTTCGTCGTCGCCCTCGCTCCGATCGTCGTCACCGCCCGCCCCAGCGAACGCCCGCTCGCCGTCGAGGTCGATCCCCGCGCTCCCGCCCAGCCCATACCCGCGCAGGACGGCGCCGAGGCACTCTGCCGCGTCGCCGGCTTCAACATCATCCGCAAGGGCGGCACCAGCGGCGACCCCGTCTTTCGCGGCATGGCCGGCTCCCGCCTCGGCATCATGCTCGACGGCGAAAACATCCTCGGCGGCTGCGGCAACCGCATGGACCCACCCACCGCCTACGTCTTCCCTTCCGCCTACGACAACATCACCGTCCTCAAAGGCCCCCAATCCGTCCTCCACGGCGCGGGCCACTCCGCCGGCGTCGTCCTCTTCGAACGCACCCCGCGTCGCTTCACCGAGCCCTCCGTCCAGTTCTCCAGCGCGCTCACCGTCGGCTCCTTCGACCGTAACGACCAGTTCGCCGAAATTCGCGCCGGCCGCCCCCTCGGCTACGTTGAGATCGCCGCCACCCGCACCGCCGCCAACGACTACGAAGACGGCGAGGGCCGCCTCGTCCACTCCGCCTACGAGCGCTGGAGCACCCGCGCCGCCCTCGGCTGGACTCCTTCCGACAACACCCTCGTCGAACTCACCGGCACCCTCGGCGACGGCGAGGCCGCCTACGCCGACCGCATGATGGACGGCGCCAAATTCGCCCGCCAAAACCTCGGCCTCCGCTTCCGCCAGAGCGAACTCCCCGGTCTCATCTCATCCGTCGAGGCCAACGTCTTCTTCAACGCCGTCGATCACGTGATGGACAACTACTCCCAGCGCGCCTTCACCCCGACGATGATGATGCCCACCCCCTCCGCCTCGAATCCCGACCGCCTCACCCTCGGCGCGCGCACCTCCGCCAAACTCACCTTCTCCGAAAACCTCCGCGCCACCCTCGGCCTCGATCACCAAAGCAACCGCCACCGCGCCCGCAACACCAGCAACGAAACCCTCGACCCTTTTGAATCCAAACCGTGGATAAAAGACGCCGCCTTCTCCGTCTCCGGCCTCTTCGCCGAATCCATCTACGAACTCACTCCCTCCGATCGCATCATCGGCGGCGCACGCCTCGACCGCTGGCACGCCGAAGACTTCCGCTCCACTGTCTCCACCGGCATGATGAGCACCGCTCTCAATCCCACCGCCGGTCGCGAGCGCACCGACACTCTCCCCTCCGCCTTCCTCCGCTTCGAACGCGACCTCTGCTGCGCCGGTTCTTTCTTCGTTGGTCTCGGCCACTCGCAACGCTTCCCCGACTACTGGGAATTATTCGGCAAAGAATCCGCCTCCACCGTCAGTTCCTTCGACACCCTCCCCGAACGCACCACTCAACTCGACGCCGGCTTCACCCGCCGCGTTTCCACCACGTTCACGGTCACGCTCTCCGTATTCGCCAACCGGATCGACGACTTCATCCTCATCGACTCCGGCATCCGCAAACCCGCCGGCATGACGGGCACGCGCGCCGCCACCATCGCACGCAACATCGACGCCCGCTCCTTCGGCGGCGAGGCCTCCGCCACCTGGGCCTTCGCCAAAAACTGGACCCTCGACGCCGCCCTCTCCGCTGTCTCCGCCGACAACACCACCGACGACCGTCCCCTCGCCCAGCAACCGCCCCACGAGTCCCGCCTGGGCCTCGCCTACGCCACTTCCCGCTGGAGCGTCGGCACTCTCGCCCGCTTTGTCGCCCGCCAGTCCCGCTACGCGCTCAACCAAGGCAACATCGTCGGCCAGGATCTCGGCCCCTCCGACTCCTTCGAAGTCTTCTCGCTCAACGCCGCCTATAAACCCACCGCCCGCCTCCAGTTCTCCGTCGGCGTCGATAATCTTTTCGACACCGCCTACGCCGAGCACCTCAGCCGCGGCGGCAACATGGTCGCCGGCTTCCCCGCCCCCACCACGCGCGTCCAGGAACCCGGCCGCGCCGCCTGGCTCAAACTGGATTTCAAATACTGA
- a CDS encoding GNAT family N-acetyltransferase has translation MTIAHEPAASRFIARLPEGDSVVEYSLTGDAVVFTHTLVPAALRGRGIAEALVRAALAWASGENLHVGATCSYVARFIERHPELARR, from the coding sequence ATGACCATCGCCCACGAGCCCGCCGCCTCCCGCTTCATCGCCCGCCTGCCGGAGGGCGATTCCGTCGTCGAATATTCGCTCACCGGCGACGCCGTGGTCTTCACCCACACCCTCGTCCCTGCCGCCCTCCGCGGTCGCGGCATCGCCGAGGCTCTCGTCCGCGCCGCGCTCGCCTGGGCCTCCGGGGAAAACCTCCACGTCGGGGCCACCTGCTCCTACGTCGCCCGCTTCATCGAGCGCCACCCCGAACTCGCCCGCCGCTAG